Part of the Salinigranum rubrum genome is shown below.
CACGTAGTACATCGGGACGAAGACGACCGCGAGCGAGAGCCACAGCACCACCGGGCCGAGTCCGAGCCACAGCAGCCCGGAGACACGCACCGCGAGGGCGACGCCGAGCCCAGCCATCACCGCGACGCCGACCGTGACGGTCACCAGCACGAGCGTGCTGTCGAGGAAGCCGCGGGTGGTCGACCGCTCGCGGCGCACGCCGTACACCTCGGCGAAGATGCTGTCGACGGCCCGAAACATCCGGTGGGTGCTCCAGACGGAGATGACGAGCGCGAGGGTGACCGCTCGAATCCGACCGGCGCCGCTCCCGCCGAGCTGACTGATCACCCCCTCGAACTCCCCCGCACTGACCCCCGTCACCAGTTCGAGCGCGTGGGCGAGCGCCGGTACCGTCCCGAACGTCGTGAGCGCGGCGTACGCCAGAACCAGAAGGGGGACGAGCGAGTTGAACGCGTAGTATGCAAGGCCGGCCGCGTCCGCAGTGACGTGTCGCTCGCGCACGACGGCGACCGTCGACCGTATCACCGTCGATGCCCGCGATTGCTGTCGCACGTCGTAGACGTTCTCTAGGGAGGTATAGAACCTGTGGGTCGTCGCTCGACAGCCGTCTCCGCGGCGTCCACCCCCCACGTCCATGCAACCTAAAGGCACTTGGTAGCCGACCGATACCAACTATCCATGAAGCAGAACGTGAAACGGTTCGAGCGAGTCAGTCTCCCGCGCGCCCGACGGCCAGCGACCGGGTCGAAGCCGTCACGACGGTCCCCGTCGAAGCCGAGAGACGACACGACGTGTCCCTCCTGTCAGCTCTCCTCGGTCGTGGTTGTCCGTGAGTAACGACGCCGAAGCGCCGGACCCGGTCGAGGCGGGCAAGAGCGCCTACGAGACCGCACTCGAGGTGCTCCTCACCGGCTTCGCAATCCTCATCCCGGTCGTCATCACGGTCTACCTCGTCGATATGATGCTCGACCTGTTGACGGACGCGCTCGTCCCCGTCATCGGCATCCTCCAGTGGGCCGGCGTCATCGAGCGCCTGACGGACGCGGGCTTCGGGCAGGTCATCGTGCAAGCCGGGTTGTACTCGACGGTCACCGACTTCTACACCGAACTCATCACGGTCGTCGTACTCCTCAGCGTGGTCGTGGCGGTCGGAACCGTCGGTCACAACCGCTACGGCGAGATGGTCATCGACTACGTCGACCTCGCGATCACGTCGATCCCGGGCGTCGGGACCGTCTACGGGAGCTTCCGGCGAATGAGCGACGCGATGCTCGACCAGGGAGCCGACGAGTTCAGGGAGGTCAAACTGGTCGAGTGTCTCGGCGACGAACTGTACGTCATCGGCTTCGAGACGGGGCCGTCGCCCGACTCGGTGAACGTGGCGACCGGACACGACGAGATGGTGACGATGTTCCTCCCGATGGCTCCGAACCCCGTCACCGGCGGCTTTCTCACGCACGTCCCCCAGTCTCGGGTCCACGACGTCGACATGACCATCGAGGAGGGTATCCGGAGCATCCTGACGAGCGGTGTCGCCACCGGCGAAGGGTCCAACGGAGCCGAGGTCCCCACGATGGACGACATCAGGGAGGCGACCGACATCGATACGCTCCAGACGACGGTCCTCTCCGAGGACCGCCGCGCCGACGACCGCCGCGCCGAGGACGACTCCAGGCGCGACTGACACGCCCTCGTCGTCGACTCGCCGTCCTTGTCGTCGCCGCGTCCACCAACGACTCGTCTCGCACTCTCCGCCCCGAACTCGCTTGTTGTGCCGTCCATCGACCAGGACGAGCGGCGCTCGAACCGACGCCACGGCTCTCCGTCGCTCTCCGACGCGAGAGCCTCGACGGTTTTCTGACGCAGTAGTTGATATTTATTCGCTGTCACACCCCACGTCATAAAATCACAAAGTATTAGGATGTGGTCTATATACCAGCTCCATTGTATGTCAGACGATCACACGAACAAGTCGCGTCGGCGGTTCCTGAAAACGGCGGGTGCAGGCGCAATCGCGGTCGGATTCGCGGGCTGTTCCGGCGGCGGCGGTTCGAGTGGCTCCGGCAGTCCGAGCGAGTCGGGCGGGGGAGGGAGTTCGGGCGGCACCAGCACTGACACCGAGAGCGGGGGTTCGACCGGAAGCACCGGCGGCGGCCGCGACCGGTTCAAACTGGGCGCGGTCACGTCGCTGTCGGGCGACCTCCGCTTCGGCGGTGGCGTCACCAAGCGCGGATACGACCTCTGGGCGGACACGGTCAACCAGAACGGCGGCATCGAGGTCGGCGGGGAGTCGTACGACGTCGAAATCGTCTACGCCGACGCACAGTCGAAGCCCAGTTCGGGCGCCGACGCCGCCTCGCGGATGATCTCCAGCGAGAACGTCGACGCCGTGCTTGGCCCCTACTCCAGTAACGTCACGCTGGCCGTCTGTCCGATCATGGAACAGAACTCCATGCCGCACATCACGGGCAGCGCGGAGTCGCCACAGATCTGGCAACAGGGGTTCGAGTACTCGTTCGGGACGATTCCGACGGTCTCGATCATCGCCAGCGAAACCGGGGAGGCGCTGTTGAACCTCGACCCGAACGCCGAATCGGTCTACATCACCGGCGTCAACGAACCCTTCTCGAAGAGCACCGCGGAGGCGATGCGCACGGCCGCCGAGAACGCCGGCGTCGAAGTCCTCGACTTCCAGCTCTTCCCGCGGGGCGCCGACTACGCGAACGTCGTCTCCCAGGCGAAGAGCGCGGGTCCGGACCTCCACCTCCACGGCGGACACATCGGGAGCCACGTCAACCTCATCAACGCCGCCGAGCAGTTCGACTACTCGCCGAACGGCTTCATGATGCACTACGGCGTCAACACGGGGAGTTACAAGGACGGCGCGGGTGCGGGCGCGGCCCACACGTTCGGCGCGACCGTCTGGCTCCCGAGCGCCGACCGCTCCGGCGGCGTACTGTTCGACTCGCCGAGCGCCTACGCCGACGCCGCGCAGGCCGCCTACGGCAGCGCTCCCGACTACACGCAGGCCGGATCGACGGCCGCCGGCATCGTCTTCCAGGAGGCGTTCAAAGAGCTCGGCTCCGCGCCGCCGCTCTCACAGGACGACAAGGACGAACTCATCTCCGTCCTCGAAGGGATCGAGGTCAACACGTTCTACGGGGACGTGCGGTTCGAGACCGAGGGCGAGTACTACCACAACAACATCAACACGACCTCGCTCCTCATCCAGCTTGCCGAGGACGGGTCGCCGAATATCGTCGGACCGGAGGACCAGGCCGTCGGCGAGGCGACGTACCCGATTCCGAGCTGGAGTGAACGGTAACGAGCGATGGTCGAGACCGGACTGCTGATTCAGACAATCGTCAACGGCCTGCTGCTGGGCGGCATCTACGTCACCGTCGGCGTCGGCTTCTCGCTGGCGTTCGGGGTGCTGGAGGTCGTCGACTTCGCCGTCGGCGAGTACGTGATGCTCGGCGCCATCCTCGGCGGACTCGCCGCCCCCCTGCTCGGGTCCGAGGGCGTCTTCGTCATCCCGTTCGTCCTCGTCGGCTTTTTCGTCCTCGGCTTCTTCGTCCAGCCGCTCATCCACCACGTCACGACGGGCGACCGGCCCCAGCCGCTGCTGATGGGGCTCGTGTTCACCTTCGGGCTGGCGACGTTCTTCCGCGGGACCGTCCTCACCGTCTTGGGACCCAACAACCGCGACGTCCCCTCGTCGCTGCTACAGGGGAGTCTCACCGTCCCCAGCGTGGGTATCTTCCCGTACGTCCGCGCCGCGACTGCCGTCTTCGGTGTCGTCGCCCTCGCGGCGTTCATGTACTACCTCTACAACACCAAGGGCGGGATGGCCATCCGCGCCATCGCCGAGGACCGGACGAACGCCCGCCTGATGGGGATCAAGATCAACCGGTACCAGTCCATCGCCTACGGGAGTTACGCCGCGCTGACGGCGGCCGCGGGCGTGTTCATCGGGATGGTGTTCACCGCCAATCCGGGGATGGGTCTCCAGTACACCGCCTTCGCGTTCTTCATGGTCGTGCTCGCCGGGATGGGCTACCTCCCCGGCGTGATTCTCAGCGGTATCGTGCTGGGGCTGACCCAGTCCCTGACGGCGGTGTACGCGAGCAGCCAGGTCGTCCTCCTCGTGCTGTTCGCGCTCATCTACGTGGTACTGCTCGTCTCGCCGGCCGGCATCCTCGGGAAAGGGGAGTGGGCTTCATGAGCGAGAAGACGACCGACGTGCTCTCGACGCGGCTCGGGGACGTCCCGGTCTGGCTCGTCGTCCTCGTCGCCGTCGTCGTGCTGGTCGCCCTCCCGATGGCCCTCGGCGCGTTCTGGACCCGTATCGGCCTCGGCGCCCTCATGTGGATCGGCCTCGCACAGTCGTGGAACATGATCGGCGGCTACGCCGGCTACCTCGACTTCGGACACGGCGCGTACTTCGGCATCGGCGCGTTCGCCACCGGCGCCGTGATGGTCACGTTCGGCCTCCCGTTTCTCGCGGGCTTCGTGGTCGCCGCCGCCGTCGCCGCCGTCATCGCCTACCTCGTCGCCGTCCCGACGCTCCGCCTGACCGGGGCGTACTTCGCCATCGCGACCTGGGCGC
Proteins encoded:
- a CDS encoding YihY/virulence factor BrkB family protein, which codes for MRQQSRASTVIRSTVAVVRERHVTADAAGLAYYAFNSLVPLLVLAYAALTTFGTVPALAHALELVTGVSAGEFEGVISQLGGSGAGRIRAVTLALVISVWSTHRMFRAVDSIFAEVYGVRRERSTTRGFLDSTLVLVTVTVGVAVMAGLGVALAVRVSGLLWLGLGPVVLWLSLAVVFVPMYYVLSGPDVSVAEIAPGAAFAASVWTVSLLVFRLYLTTSETVELYGIAGAVLLVLTWLYVGSFALLVGVVLNAVRAGRVDVDEAWVPGETDA
- a CDS encoding DUF502 domain-containing protein; amino-acid sequence: MSNDAEAPDPVEAGKSAYETALEVLLTGFAILIPVVITVYLVDMMLDLLTDALVPVIGILQWAGVIERLTDAGFGQVIVQAGLYSTVTDFYTELITVVVLLSVVVAVGTVGHNRYGEMVIDYVDLAITSIPGVGTVYGSFRRMSDAMLDQGADEFREVKLVECLGDELYVIGFETGPSPDSVNVATGHDEMVTMFLPMAPNPVTGGFLTHVPQSRVHDVDMTIEEGIRSILTSGVATGEGSNGAEVPTMDDIREATDIDTLQTTVLSEDRRADDRRAEDDSRRD
- a CDS encoding amino acid ABC transporter substrate-binding protein is translated as MSDDHTNKSRRRFLKTAGAGAIAVGFAGCSGGGGSSGSGSPSESGGGGSSGGTSTDTESGGSTGSTGGGRDRFKLGAVTSLSGDLRFGGGVTKRGYDLWADTVNQNGGIEVGGESYDVEIVYADAQSKPSSGADAASRMISSENVDAVLGPYSSNVTLAVCPIMEQNSMPHITGSAESPQIWQQGFEYSFGTIPTVSIIASETGEALLNLDPNAESVYITGVNEPFSKSTAEAMRTAAENAGVEVLDFQLFPRGADYANVVSQAKSAGPDLHLHGGHIGSHVNLINAAEQFDYSPNGFMMHYGVNTGSYKDGAGAGAAHTFGATVWLPSADRSGGVLFDSPSAYADAAQAAYGSAPDYTQAGSTAAGIVFQEAFKELGSAPPLSQDDKDELISVLEGIEVNTFYGDVRFETEGEYYHNNINTTSLLIQLAEDGSPNIVGPEDQAVGEATYPIPSWSER
- a CDS encoding branched-chain amino acid ABC transporter permease, translated to MVETGLLIQTIVNGLLLGGIYVTVGVGFSLAFGVLEVVDFAVGEYVMLGAILGGLAAPLLGSEGVFVIPFVLVGFFVLGFFVQPLIHHVTTGDRPQPLLMGLVFTFGLATFFRGTVLTVLGPNNRDVPSSLLQGSLTVPSVGIFPYVRAATAVFGVVALAAFMYYLYNTKGGMAIRAIAEDRTNARLMGIKINRYQSIAYGSYAALTAAAGVFIGMVFTANPGMGLQYTAFAFFMVVLAGMGYLPGVILSGIVLGLTQSLTAVYASSQVVLLVLFALIYVVLLVSPAGILGKGEWAS